A window of Castanea sativa cultivar Marrone di Chiusa Pesio chromosome 1, ASM4071231v1 contains these coding sequences:
- the LOC142622399 gene encoding uncharacterized protein LOC142622399: MTQHPSEDKDVADNSDGGGDDGEGSGLEDEDVVNPDNMKFVEDSSDSWDGSDEDIIEPVQMGAGVMNSDYESEELHSLEESSSDDDIRDDSDDSSEDELKTPVEKGRGQKRTFLVFKAVAKAEHIRFEKDMLFTTTKQFKEAITDYTVHGGWGIKFAKK; encoded by the coding sequence ATGACTCAGCACCCATCTGAGGACAAGGATGTAGCTGATAACAGTGACGGTGGAGGAGATGATGGTGAAGGAAGTGGCCTAGAGGATGAAGATGTAGTGAATCCTGATAACATGAAGTTTGTGGAGGATAGTAGTGATAGTTGGGATGGTTCTGATGAGGATATTATTGAACCAGTACAAATGGGTGCTGGTGTAATGAACTCTGATTATGAGAGTGAAGAGTTGCACAGTCTTGAGGAATCATCATCTGATGATGATATTAGGGATGATAGTGACGATAGCTCTGAAGATGAACTGAAAACACCTGTGGAAAAGGGAAGGGGACAAAAGAGGACCTTCCTAGTGTTTAAGGCAGTTGCTAAGGCTGAACATATCAGATTTGAGAAAGATATGTTGTTCACAACAACTAAACAATTCAAAGAAGCTATAACTGATTATACAGTTCATGGTGGCTGGGGGAtcaaatttgcaaaaaaatga